The following proteins come from a genomic window of Pocillopora verrucosa isolate sample1 chromosome 6, ASM3666991v2, whole genome shotgun sequence:
- the LOC136281593 gene encoding uncharacterized protein — protein MPHFCCAGQCENSSDKRPDISFHGLPLDNKARRHGSRKCEDIPIILIEESPETVARSAVEKLNTSRQEEEEATDTASEGEGEETFTLSGLTLTSRKTQTQEDDFCDEITDVSHRIPCLHSFSVYHLLSKCTTLAKEEKLFTHFTGFNSYVDFMNVLKFLLPNLDRKNLIYWGSEAGKSSVIDIEKLFDEGETEGENDGFERESTMTRPSAHKLSVEDEFLMLLMKLRMGLSNIDLAKRFCVSESTVNNINLTWVNFVYTVIGSLKIWPHRDIIIKHSPEEFIKKYPNNIVIVDATELKIQVPSSLQKHSETYSTYKSHTTFKSLIGVDPNGGIMFVSQLFEGSISDKQIVLRSGFLETVKQKVQCGELKEGDAIMADKGFDIGDDLAKVKLKLNIPPFLRDKVGFEEDDVIKTQTIAHHRIHVERAIGKVRRFKIFHSVIPVSMFGSINQIWSVACFLSNFLNPVLSKDELSPKI, from the exons ATGCCGCACTTTTGCTGCGCTGGACAATGCGAAAATAGCTCTGATAAACGTCCAGATATTTCTTTCCACGGACTTCCTCTCGATAACAAGGCAAGAAGACATGGATCACGAAAATGCGAAGACATcccaattattttaat TGAAgaaagtccagaaactgtggCAAGGTCTGCGGTAGAAAAGCTGAACACTAGTagacaagaggaagaagaagcgaCTGACACGGCATCTGAGGGCGAAGGTGAGGAAACTTTCACTCTGTCTGGGCTAACTTTGACTTCACGCAAGACTCAAACACAAGAGGATGATTTCTGCGATGAAATAACGGATGTATCTCACAGGATACCATGTCTACACAGCTTTTCTGTTTACCATTTGCTATCAAAGTGCACTACGCTCGCCAAAGAAGAGAAGCTTTTCACACATTTCACTGGTTTCAATTCCTATGTTGACTTCATGAACGTACTTAAATTTCTATTGCCCAATCTTGaccgaaaaaatttgatttactgGGGTAGCGAAGCTGGAAAATCAAGCGTGATAGACATTGAAAAACTGTTCGATGAAGGTGAAACTGAAGGAGAGAATGATGGCTTTGAAAGGGAATCAACAATGACAAGACCCTCTGCACACAAGCTTTCAGTGGAGGATGAGTTTCTCATGTTACTGATGAAGCTGAGAATGGGATTGTCCAACATTGATTTAGCAAAGAGGTTTTGTGTATCCGAGAGTACTGTCAATAACATTAATCTTACCTGGGTTAATTTTGTGTACACTGTAATTGGCAGCCTCAAAATATGGCCTCATAGagatataattataaaacattctCCGGAGGAATTTATCAAGAAATATCCCAACAATATTGTGATTGTTGATGCGACTGAACTGAAAATCCAAGTCCCTAGTTCATTACAAAAGCACAGTGAGACTTACAGTACTTACAAGTCCCACACAACTTTTAAGTCTCTCATAGGAGTGGATCCTAATGGAGGCATTATGTTTGTGTCTCAGTTATTTGAGGGTTCCATTTCTGACAAACAAATAGTGCTGAGGTCAGGGTTTCTGGAAACTGTGAAACAGAAAGTACAATGTGGAGAACTAAAAGAAGGAGATGCCATCATGGCAGACAAAGGTTTTGACATTGGTGATGACCTTGcaaaagtgaaattgaaattgaatattCCTCCCTTCTTGAGGGACAAAGTAGGATTTGAAGAGGATGATGTAATCAAGACGCAGACAATAGCACATCATCGCATTCATGTCGAACGAGCTATAGGGAAAGTTCGgagattcaaaattttccactctGTCATTCCAGTTTCTATGTTTGGCAGTATTAATCAGATATGGAGTGTTGCctgttttctttctaatttcttaaaCCCAGTCCTTTCTAAAGATGAATTATCACCAAAGATATAA